The Terriglobales bacterium genome contains a region encoding:
- a CDS encoding serine hydrolase — MSRLCRFAPTLGLLLFTLPLFAQSLSPDLQKKIDDIAAQTLAATGVPSASLAVVKDGKIVYARAYGNAHLDPAVAATPEMRYCIGSISKQFTAAAILLLAEQGKLSLDDPVSKFIPNLTRGNEVTLRELLSHTSGYQDFWPQDYVMPGMLKPVTAQQILDGWARIPLDFDPGTQWQYSNTNFVIAGLIVEKASGMPFMKFLQQHLFTPLGMKSVLTIEEAKALPSEPAGYLRYALGPPRPAPVEGQGWMFAAGELSMTASDLARWDISLIDQSVLRPASYREMETEVELKNGVGTRYGLGIAVNFDNGQRVLSHGGEVSGFVAQNVVFPDDHAAIVVLTNLDASSAAGQITRKLRPLLFPVQDKNMEERLQLARKVFSGLQHGQIDRSLFTANGNSYFTAQALADFASSLGPLGEPVDFRQTAYSLRGGMGFRAYLVKFQSKSVRITLRDLPDGGKIEQFQVAAEQQGSGGGLTLETGNEKLPPMKRVTGIGGIFFKSDNPEQLYAWYEKHLGLKRNAQAHAVVFPWRDAEGGGEGQTVWSIFPRNSKYFEPSQAAFMLNYRVEDLDAMVTALRAEGVQVLGREDADYGRFAWILDPDGNRIELWEAAKKQ, encoded by the coding sequence ATGAGCCGCTTGTGCAGATTTGCTCCCACCCTTGGCTTGCTGCTGTTCACCCTGCCTCTCTTCGCCCAGTCCCTCTCTCCCGATCTGCAGAAGAAGATCGACGACATCGCCGCCCAGACCCTGGCCGCGACGGGCGTGCCCAGCGCCTCGCTGGCCGTCGTCAAGGACGGCAAGATCGTCTACGCCCGCGCCTACGGCAATGCCCACCTCGATCCCGCCGTGGCCGCCACCCCGGAGATGCGCTACTGCATCGGCTCCATCAGCAAGCAGTTCACTGCGGCCGCTATCCTGCTGCTGGCCGAGCAGGGCAAGCTCTCGCTCGACGATCCCGTCTCCAAGTTCATTCCCAACCTCACCCGCGGCAACGAGGTCACCCTGCGCGAACTGCTCTCCCACACCTCCGGCTACCAGGACTTCTGGCCCCAGGACTACGTGATGCCCGGAATGCTCAAGCCGGTCACCGCGCAGCAGATCCTCGATGGCTGGGCGCGCATCCCGCTGGACTTCGATCCCGGCACGCAGTGGCAGTATTCCAACACCAACTTCGTCATCGCCGGGCTGATCGTCGAGAAGGCCAGCGGAATGCCGTTCATGAAGTTCCTCCAGCAGCACCTCTTCACCCCGCTGGGGATGAAGAGCGTGCTCACCATCGAGGAAGCCAAAGCCCTGCCCTCCGAGCCGGCCGGCTACCTGCGCTACGCGCTGGGCCCGCCGCGGCCCGCTCCCGTCGAGGGCCAGGGATGGATGTTCGCCGCCGGCGAGCTTTCCATGACCGCCTCCGACCTGGCCCGCTGGGACATCAGCCTGATCGACCAGAGCGTGCTGCGGCCCGCCTCCTACCGCGAGATGGAGACCGAGGTGGAGCTCAAGAACGGCGTGGGCACGCGCTACGGTCTGGGCATCGCCGTCAACTTCGACAACGGCCAGCGCGTCCTCTCGCACGGCGGCGAGGTCTCCGGCTTCGTCGCTCAGAACGTCGTCTTTCCCGACGATCATGCCGCCATCGTAGTGCTCACCAATCTGGATGCCTCCTCCGCCGCCGGCCAGATCACACGCAAGCTCCGCCCCCTGCTCTTCCCGGTGCAGGACAAGAACATGGAAGAGCGGTTGCAACTGGCGCGCAAGGTCTTCAGCGGCCTGCAGCACGGCCAGATCGACCGCTCCCTCTTCACCGCCAACGGCAACAGCTACTTCACCGCGCAGGCGCTCGCGGACTTCGCATCCAGCCTGGGCCCGCTGGGCGAGCCCGTGGACTTCCGCCAGACCGCCTACAGCCTGCGCGGCGGCATGGGCTTCCGCGCCTACCTGGTGAAGTTCCAGTCCAAGAGCGTGCGCATCACCTTGCGCGACCTTCCCGACGGCGGCAAGATCGAGCAGTTCCAGGTCGCCGCCGAGCAGCAGGGGAGCGGGGGCGGCTTGACACTGGAAACCGGAAACGAGAAACTGCCTCCCATGAAGCGCGTCACCGGCATCGGCGGCATCTTCTTCAAGTCCGACAACCCGGAGCAGCTCTACGCCTGGTACGAGAAGCATCTGGGCCTGAAGCGCAACGCCCAGGCCCACGCCGTGGTCTTTCCCTGGCGCGACGCCGAGGGCGGCGGCGAGGGCCAGACCGTCTGGTCCATCTTCCCCCGCAACAGCAAGTACTTCGAGCCCTCGCAGGCGGCTTTCATGCTGAACTACCGGGTGGAGGACCTGGACGCGATGGTCACGGCGCTGCGCGCCGAAGGCGTCCAAGTCCTGGGCCGCGAGGACGCCGACTACGGCCGCTTTGCCTGGATCCTGGACCCGGACGGCAACCGCATCGAACTCTGGGAGGCCGCCAAGAAGCAATAG
- a CDS encoding beta-ketoacyl-ACP synthase III, which yields MNAPRAKITALGTYVPPRLLTNADLEKMVSTNDQWIVERTGIRERHIADKGVAASDLAVEAAKRCLAQRGIPATEVEAIIVATVTPDMFFPATACLVQHKLGVPGAWGFDLSAACSAFVYALQCGNQYVSSGCHKKVLVIGSDVMSSIIDYTDRATCVIFGDGAGAVLVEPASGDGLGLIDYMHEVDGSGGCSLYMPGGGSLNPATHETVDKRMHFVHQEGQAVFKYAVRKMAELCEAILERNGITGKDVDCFIAHQANRRIITATADRLDLRPESVIINIDQYGNTTAGTIPLAMQTALDQGKLKKGSLVLLAAVGAGFTAGATLLRWAY from the coding sequence ATGAACGCGCCACGCGCCAAGATCACCGCCCTGGGCACCTACGTTCCGCCCCGCCTGCTCACCAACGCCGACCTGGAGAAGATGGTCTCGACCAACGACCAGTGGATCGTGGAGCGCACCGGCATCCGCGAGCGCCATATCGCGGACAAGGGCGTGGCCGCCTCCGACCTGGCGGTGGAGGCCGCCAAGCGCTGCCTGGCCCAGCGCGGCATCCCCGCCACCGAGGTCGAGGCCATCATCGTGGCCACCGTCACCCCCGACATGTTCTTTCCCGCCACCGCCTGCCTGGTGCAGCACAAGCTGGGCGTGCCCGGAGCCTGGGGCTTCGACCTTTCCGCCGCCTGCTCCGCCTTCGTCTACGCCCTGCAGTGCGGCAATCAGTACGTCTCCAGCGGCTGTCACAAGAAGGTGCTGGTCATCGGCTCCGACGTGATGAGCTCCATCATCGATTACACCGACCGGGCCACCTGCGTGATCTTCGGCGACGGCGCGGGCGCGGTGCTGGTCGAGCCCGCCAGCGGCGACGGCCTCGGCCTCATCGACTACATGCACGAGGTGGACGGCTCCGGCGGCTGCTCCCTCTACATGCCCGGCGGCGGCAGCCTCAACCCCGCCACCCACGAGACCGTGGACAAGCGCATGCACTTCGTCCACCAGGAAGGCCAGGCGGTCTTCAAGTACGCGGTGCGCAAGATGGCTGAACTGTGCGAAGCGATCCTGGAACGCAATGGGATCACCGGCAAGGACGTGGACTGCTTCATCGCCCACCAGGCCAACCGGCGCATCATCACCGCCACCGCCGACCGCCTCGACCTGCGGCCGGAGAGCGTCATCATCAACATCGACCAGTACGGCAACACCACCGCCGGCACCATCCCCCTGGCCATGCAGACCGCCCTCGACCAGGGCAAGCTCAAGAAGGGAAGCCTGGTGCTGCTGGCCGCCGTGGGCGCCGGCTTCACCGCCGGCGCCACTCTTCTGCGCTGGGCCTACTGA